Proteins encoded in a region of the Candidatus Angelobacter sp. genome:
- a CDS encoding bifunctional 3,4-dihydroxy-2-butanone-4-phosphate synthase/GTP cyclohydrolase II, with protein sequence MKKAFVSIEAVVEDLRKGRMVVVVDDADRENEGDLVMGAEHATPEAVNFMAKHGRGLVCVPTTGDRLQQLGIERMVTQNRETFKTDFQVSVDAATGITTGISAADRARTIQVMADPTAVPDDLVQPGHVFPLRAKAGGVLQRAGHTEAAVDLVKLAGCRPIGVICEIMSDDGSMARLSELTVFARTHGLKICTIEDLIKYRRAREKLVERMEVVKMPTDYGDFDLHLYRSKVDGQHHLALVRGEVAGRKSVLVRVHSECLTGDVFGSKRCDCGPQLHQAMRQVAEEGRGVIVYMRQEGRGIGLAPKIKAYKLQEQGYDTVEANRKLGYGMDLREYGLGAQILCDLGLKTIRLLTNNPRKVVGLEGYGLEIVEQVPIRVKPNPHNSRYLKTKREKLGHLL encoded by the coding sequence ATGAAAAAGGCGTTTGTTTCCATTGAGGCTGTCGTCGAAGACCTGCGGAAAGGCAGGATGGTCGTCGTCGTGGACGATGCGGATCGCGAGAACGAAGGCGATCTCGTCATGGGCGCCGAGCACGCGACGCCGGAGGCCGTCAATTTCATGGCCAAGCACGGCCGCGGACTGGTCTGCGTGCCGACGACCGGGGACCGGCTGCAACAACTGGGCATCGAAAGGATGGTCACACAGAACCGCGAGACGTTTAAAACCGATTTTCAAGTAAGCGTGGATGCCGCGACCGGCATTACCACCGGCATCAGCGCGGCTGATCGCGCACGTACGATTCAAGTCATGGCTGACCCGACAGCCGTACCAGATGATCTGGTGCAACCCGGACACGTTTTTCCGCTCCGAGCCAAGGCAGGTGGAGTATTGCAGCGGGCGGGCCACACGGAAGCGGCGGTGGACCTCGTGAAACTGGCAGGTTGCCGGCCCATCGGGGTCATCTGCGAGATCATGAGCGATGATGGTTCGATGGCCCGGCTGAGCGAGCTGACCGTGTTTGCCAGAACCCACGGCCTGAAAATCTGCACCATCGAGGATCTGATCAAATACCGGCGTGCGCGCGAAAAGCTTGTCGAACGGATGGAAGTGGTGAAAATGCCGACGGATTACGGCGATTTCGATTTGCATCTTTACCGCTCGAAGGTGGACGGTCAGCATCATCTGGCGCTGGTGCGTGGCGAAGTGGCCGGCAGAAAAAGCGTGCTGGTGCGCGTCCATAGCGAGTGTCTGACCGGCGACGTGTTCGGATCGAAGCGTTGTGACTGCGGCCCGCAACTGCATCAGGCCATGCGCCAGGTGGCGGAGGAAGGCCGGGGCGTCATCGTCTATATGCGGCAGGAGGGCAGGGGGATCGGGCTGGCGCCGAAGATCAAGGCTTACAAATTGCAGGAGCAGGGCTACGACACGGTCGAGGCAAACCGTAAACTGGGTTATGGAATGGATTTGCGGGAATACGGACTTGGGGCCCAGATTCTTTGCGACCTGGGTTTGAAAACCATCCGCCTGCTGACCAACAACCCGAGGAAGGTGGTGGGACTGGAAGGTTACGGCCTCGAAATCGTCGAGCAGGTCCCGATTCGCGTCAAACCCAATCCGCACAACTCGCGATACTTGAAAACGAAGCGGGAGAAGTTGGGACACCTGTTATGA